One part of the Mariniflexile litorale genome encodes these proteins:
- a CDS encoding acetolactate synthase large subunit, with product MKASDLFIKALENEGVTYIFGLPGEENLDILESIRKSEKIKFVLTRHEQGAGFMAATYGRLTGKPGVCLSTLGPGATNLMTAAAYAQLGAMPMIMITGQKPIKVSKQAQFQILDVVEMMGPVTKYTKQVTHGNHIPAMVREAFRLSKEERPGAVHIELPEDVAAEQVDTPKIFDVVDYRIPHADTKAIEQAVDMIKMAAKPLLLIGAAANRNRSSIALTHFVNTIGIPFFNTQMAKGIIDERHELYLGTAALSNDDFLHEAVNKADLIINVGHDTIEKPPFFMDPEKNQKVIHVNYFAAEIDQLYFPHLNVIGDIAESVDDFTKALKPHAYSWDTTFFIKVKRNVCSHLTKYESDNRFPILPQRLVNIIRTVLPEDGIITLDNGMYKLWFARNYVTYSQNSLILDNALATMGAGLPSAIMIKELFPNKKVVSINGDGGFMMNSQELETASRLKLDIVIIILNDNGYGMIEWKQEADGFPKYGLEYTNPDFVTYAESFGGTGYKPNSVEEFEAVFKKALQSKGIQIIDVAVDYSLNHHILNVLIKEFSEKLKAETHE from the coding sequence ATGAAAGCATCCGACCTATTTATTAAGGCTTTAGAGAATGAAGGTGTAACATATATTTTTGGACTTCCTGGGGAAGAAAATTTAGATATTTTAGAATCCATTCGAAAATCAGAAAAAATTAAATTTGTATTAACCAGACACGAACAAGGTGCTGGTTTTATGGCGGCAACCTATGGCAGGCTTACGGGTAAACCCGGCGTATGCTTGTCTACCCTAGGTCCTGGAGCCACAAATTTAATGACTGCTGCGGCTTATGCGCAGTTAGGCGCTATGCCTATGATAATGATTACGGGACAAAAACCTATAAAAGTTAGTAAACAAGCCCAATTTCAAATACTGGATGTGGTAGAAATGATGGGACCTGTAACTAAATATACAAAACAGGTAACGCATGGGAACCACATTCCTGCAATGGTTCGGGAAGCGTTTCGATTGTCCAAAGAAGAACGCCCTGGTGCGGTGCATATAGAATTACCCGAAGATGTTGCTGCCGAACAGGTTGACACACCCAAAATATTTGATGTTGTTGATTATAGAATTCCTCATGCCGATACTAAAGCCATTGAGCAGGCGGTAGATATGATAAAAATGGCTGCCAAACCCTTATTACTTATTGGTGCAGCTGCCAACAGAAACCGTTCTAGCATAGCGCTCACCCATTTTGTGAACACTATTGGGATTCCTTTTTTTAACACCCAAATGGCTAAAGGCATTATTGATGAACGCCATGAGCTCTATTTAGGAACGGCAGCACTTTCCAACGACGATTTTCTACACGAAGCGGTAAATAAAGCAGATTTGATTATTAATGTAGGTCATGATACGATCGAAAAGCCACCATTTTTTATGGATCCAGAAAAGAACCAAAAGGTGATTCATGTTAATTATTTTGCTGCGGAAATCGATCAGTTATACTTTCCTCATTTAAATGTTATCGGTGACATTGCTGAAAGCGTCGATGATTTTACCAAAGCTTTAAAGCCACATGCCTATTCTTGGGACACTACCTTTTTTATTAAAGTAAAAAGAAATGTGTGTAGCCACTTAACTAAATATGAAAGTGATAACCGCTTCCCTATCTTGCCACAACGTTTGGTTAACATAATACGAACGGTGTTGCCAGAAGATGGGATAATAACTTTAGACAATGGTATGTATAAGTTATGGTTCGCCAGAAATTATGTAACCTATAGCCAAAATAGTTTAATTTTGGACAATGCTTTAGCTACTATGGGTGCAGGGTTGCCTTCAGCCATCATGATTAAAGAGTTGTTTCCTAATAAAAAAGTGGTTTCCATAAATGGCGATGGCGGGTTTATGATGAACTCCCAAGAACTGGAAACGGCATCCCGACTGAAGTTGGATATTGTTATTATCATTTTAAATGATAATGGCTATGGAATGATTGAATGGAAACAAGAGGCTGATGGATTTCCTAAATATGGTTTGGAATACACCAACCCCGATTTTGTAACCTATGCCGAAAGCTTTGGTGGTACGGGTTATAAACCTAATTCCGTTGAAGAATTTGAAGCCGTATTTAAAAAAGCCCTACAGTCCAAAGGCATTCAAATTATAGATGTAGCGGTAGATTATTCGTTAAATCACCACATATTAAATGTTCTTATTAAAGAATTTTCAGAAAAATTAAAAGCAGAAACACATGAGTAA
- a CDS encoding alpha-ketoglutarate-dependent dioxygenase AlkB, translated as MDLFNNNALYNVLPYDGEVYYYGSILHVEQAQHYLDRLLQHIAWDYDKAIIYGKLIITKRKVAWYGDAPFNYTYSKTTKSALPWTKELLELKEIIEHKTGDTYNACLLNLYHNGSEGMAWHSDSEKDLKKNAAIASLSLGAERNFSFKHKTTKQTVSLVLEKGSLLVMKGVTQPHWLHRLPPTKKVKSARVNLTFRTIQTEASK; from the coding sequence ATGGATTTATTTAACAACAATGCTTTATATAATGTGTTGCCATACGATGGCGAAGTATATTACTATGGAAGCATCCTTCATGTAGAGCAAGCACAGCACTATTTGGACCGGTTGTTACAACATATTGCATGGGATTATGATAAAGCCATTATTTACGGAAAACTGATTATTACCAAACGAAAAGTAGCTTGGTATGGCGATGCACCGTTTAATTATACTTATTCTAAAACCACCAAATCGGCACTTCCATGGACAAAGGAACTATTAGAATTGAAAGAAATAATCGAGCACAAAACAGGAGACACCTATAACGCCTGTTTGCTTAATTTATATCATAACGGTTCCGAAGGTATGGCTTGGCATAGCGATAGTGAAAAAGATTTGAAAAAAAATGCCGCCATAGCGTCGTTAAGCTTGGGTGCCGAACGCAACTTTTCTTTTAAACATAAAACCACAAAACAAACCGTTTCTTTGGTTTTAGAAAAAGGGAGTTTGTTGGTTATGAAAGGTGTCACGCAACCCCATTGGTTACACCGTTTACCACCTACTAAAAAAGTAAAAAGTGCACGTGTTAATTTAACATTTAGGACCATTCAAACCGAAGCCTCCAAATAG
- a CDS encoding DUF6503 family protein: protein MKIQPAILVLIGTATLLACNQKKNKTEIAIPETAPTTETVTTPQATLIVNKAMDAHGGALYDSAHYEFVFRGDTYHFKNMGKQYEYSKTFKKEGVLTKDVLKNGSFYRLVNGDTLTLPPKVITSATGAINSVIYFATLPHKLGDDAVIKTYLGNTQIKGEKYNMIGVTFKKEGGGADFDDAYCYWIHTETHLVDYLAYNYHVNKGGVRFRSAYNRSVVDGITFQDYVNYEAEVGTSLIDLPQLYEAGKLNPLSKIETEAIINLKNN, encoded by the coding sequence ATGAAAATACAACCTGCTATTTTAGTATTAATAGGTACAGCAACACTTTTGGCTTGTAACCAAAAAAAGAATAAAACAGAAATTGCCATACCTGAAACAGCACCCACAACGGAAACGGTTACAACACCCCAAGCGACTTTAATTGTAAATAAAGCCATGGATGCGCACGGTGGGGCTTTGTATGATTCGGCACATTACGAATTTGTGTTTAGAGGTGATACCTATCATTTTAAAAATATGGGGAAGCAATACGAATATTCTAAAACATTTAAAAAAGAGGGTGTATTAACTAAAGATGTTCTTAAAAACGGTAGCTTTTATAGGTTGGTAAATGGAGATACTTTAACCCTGCCCCCAAAAGTGATAACCAGTGCTACGGGTGCTATTAATTCGGTTATTTATTTTGCGACCTTGCCTCATAAGTTAGGAGACGATGCGGTGATTAAAACCTATTTGGGCAACACCCAAATTAAAGGAGAAAAGTATAACATGATAGGCGTTACTTTTAAAAAAGAAGGTGGCGGTGCCGATTTTGATGATGCCTACTGCTACTGGATTCATACCGAAACGCATCTTGTAGATTATCTTGCTTATAATTACCATGTTAATAAAGGTGGTGTCCGTTTTAGAAGTGCATACAACAGAAGCGTTGTAGATGGCATCACGTTTCAAGATTATGTAAATTACGAGGCGGAAGTAGGCACTTCTTTAATAGATTTGCCTCAACTATATGAAGCTGGTAAACTCAACCCATTATCTAAAATAGAAACGGAAGCTATTATAAACTTAAAAAACAATTAA
- a CDS encoding DUF6266 family protein, with amino-acid sequence MATYNQGVLGGFSGKVGPVIGSNWRGKNVMRSIPSKSTKTVSAAQQLQRDKFKFVLQFLTPLKGVLTETFGANVGSKTPFNNAMSYHMKEAVTYTGTQFEIDYSKVLIGMGGLCGIKNPIVQGAGTTAWQLTWDDNSQQGLAYPHDALLVVAYAPTLNDFDFFMAYSVREEAGCALHFQEAFYGETLQLWATFSNAPLALTATSQYLGSFVV; translated from the coding sequence ATGGCAACATATAACCAAGGTGTTTTAGGTGGCTTTTCTGGTAAGGTAGGGCCTGTAATAGGTAGTAACTGGCGTGGTAAAAATGTGATGCGTTCCATACCCAGTAAATCGACCAAAACAGTTAGCGCTGCGCAACAGTTGCAACGCGATAAGTTTAAATTTGTATTGCAGTTTTTAACGCCGCTAAAAGGCGTGCTTACCGAAACCTTTGGTGCGAATGTGGGTAGTAAAACACCCTTTAACAATGCCATGTCATACCATATGAAAGAGGCAGTGACCTATACGGGTACGCAATTTGAAATTGATTATAGCAAAGTACTCATTGGTATGGGGGGTTTATGCGGTATTAAAAACCCTATAGTACAGGGGGCGGGTACTACCGCATGGCAGCTTACTTGGGATGATAACAGCCAACAAGGCTTGGCATACCCCCATGATGCCTTATTAGTGGTTGCCTACGCCCCTACTTTAAACGATTTCGACTTTTTTATGGCGTATAGCGTTCGGGAAGAAGCTGGTTGTGCACTTCATTTTCAAGAAGCCTTTTATGGTGAAACCCTACAGCTTTGGGCTACGTTTAGCAACGCCCCATTAGCACTTACGGCTACCAGCCAATATTTGGGTAGTTTTGTGGTGTAA
- a CDS encoding PepSY-associated TM helix domain-containing protein gives MIRKKLVKKLHLWLGLSSGLIVCLLCLSGAFFVFAEEIMHAYNAEYLNVPVEEERISADVLVASFKEKHPDEHYFWMNTYNDSTRSFDVISGVLEEGASSPILKITFINPYTGQIIGEDMRSINVFFFLAHFHSQLLLGKVGLWIIRVASLIFLIEIIFGLILWWPRNKNQAKTSFKPKYPASKKRMNYDFHRIYGFYACWILLISVITGLIMSFDWIKKPTLSAFGGYPELVGQTPPSPDFHEKEDFKSLQYMYNQFEETYPKGYKLTLMALPSDTITSQAILVDTDDRFLHLYGDNQILDRYTGKQLRNPLTAKFEKNQDILDASLDIHMGSVGGLPTQILAFIIGLFGASMPVTGFYIWWNRTKKSKHK, from the coding sequence ATGATTCGTAAAAAATTAGTTAAAAAGTTACATTTATGGTTAGGTCTTTCATCAGGTCTCATTGTATGTTTATTGTGTTTATCTGGAGCTTTTTTTGTTTTTGCTGAAGAAATTATGCACGCTTATAATGCAGAATATCTAAACGTACCAGTAGAAGAAGAAAGAATTAGTGCAGATGTTTTGGTTGCCTCTTTTAAAGAAAAGCATCCAGACGAGCATTATTTTTGGATGAATACATACAATGATTCTACAAGATCTTTTGATGTAATTAGTGGTGTGTTAGAAGAAGGGGCCTCCTCACCTATTTTAAAAATAACCTTTATAAATCCATATACAGGACAAATTATTGGAGAGGACATGCGTTCTATAAATGTATTTTTCTTTTTAGCTCATTTTCATTCGCAATTACTTTTAGGAAAAGTTGGTTTATGGATTATTCGTGTGGCATCTCTTATCTTTTTAATTGAAATTATATTTGGACTTATTCTTTGGTGGCCCAGAAATAAAAATCAAGCAAAAACCTCTTTTAAACCGAAATATCCAGCATCAAAAAAAAGAATGAATTATGATTTTCATAGAATTTATGGATTTTATGCCTGTTGGATTCTATTAATTAGTGTCATAACCGGATTAATCATGTCTTTTGATTGGATTAAAAAACCAACCTTATCTGCTTTTGGAGGCTATCCTGAATTGGTTGGCCAAACTCCACCCTCGCCAGATTTCCATGAAAAGGAAGATTTTAAAAGTTTGCAATATATGTACAACCAATTTGAGGAAACCTATCCTAAAGGCTACAAATTAACCTTAATGGCTTTACCCTCGGATACAATAACATCACAAGCGATACTTGTAGATACAGATGATCGTTTTTTACATCTTTATGGTGACAATCAAATTTTAGATAGGTATACTGGAAAACAACTTAGAAACCCGCTTACAGCAAAATTTGAAAAGAATCAAGATATTTTAGATGCCAGTTTAGACATTCATATGGGAAGTGTTGGTGGTCTGCCAACTCAAATCTTAGCCTTTATAATTGGTTTGTTTGGTGCGAGTATGCCTGTAACAGGATTTTACATTTGGTGGAATAGAACGAAAAAAAGCAAGCATAAATAG
- a CDS encoding TonB-dependent receptor: protein MYKKFYFITLFIFLSVKSFSQSSVSGKITDEKGTPLVRVNIFLKEIKLGTVSNENGDFEIKEVPYGNYNLEITSLGYQKQVTPITVQKGNAVLVAITMYEEKQALDEVILKAKSKQQQKQEEPIKVNIINVAKISERATPLTTIINQTSGVKVRQSAGIGSPTVVNINGLQGSAIRFFKNGIPSDYLGRAFQIGVIPTNLISDIEIYKGVLPIELGADALGGAINIVTKKPDHDFLIASYGLGSFNTHTANFNANYLIPKTKFHIGLKSYYIFSDNNYKFDAPILNPETQNYTHHTAKRFHDGIETYFVQGNFGVHTTKFADVLDVEISYFNFDKEIQTGTSITIPIGESRFNETNKIASVTYEKSISDAFLLNAFVAFSKKNNKRKDVSNNKYNWFGEVINAENFSKGETDHEKSDSNIDQDNFVTRLYGRYEINENLNIKVSTTFNSKNQVGTDPYQEEDVSTGIQPITIPSSYKKTISGFGIGSKLFHGKVTNEFTLKHFYLNTESTNIIETVETIKKSKSSFGWGNSVKYKFNNTVFARVSFENTTRIPEAEEYFGDNLFNLSSPDLNPEKSKNVNVGFYTNLNAVKTLFIDVNTFYRNTENFIRKLPIGFVFTQNENTDTQITKGIETSLKANFKNNFTATTSVTYQDMRRVDTNGSALENSRTPNTPYFFTNIHVLKRYKNPFEWPIALDVYANYNFTEQYLLWPTAKTLEPALFERDIDFTDLIIPEQHEVSFGITVKLEKLPISINTEITNISNSKLYDEFRIQKPLRAFRLKITYKL, encoded by the coding sequence ATGTATAAAAAATTTTATTTTATAACGCTATTTATTTTTTTGAGTGTCAAAAGTTTTAGTCAATCTTCTGTTTCTGGGAAAATAACAGACGAAAAAGGTACCCCTTTAGTAAGAGTGAATATTTTTTTAAAAGAAATCAAACTAGGTACAGTTAGTAATGAAAATGGTGATTTTGAAATAAAAGAAGTCCCCTATGGTAATTATAATTTAGAAATTACAAGTTTAGGGTATCAAAAACAAGTGACACCTATTACAGTTCAAAAAGGTAATGCTGTTCTTGTAGCAATAACCATGTATGAAGAGAAACAAGCGCTGGATGAAGTCATTTTAAAAGCGAAATCAAAACAACAACAAAAGCAAGAAGAGCCTATTAAGGTCAACATAATAAACGTAGCTAAAATATCAGAACGCGCGACGCCTTTAACAACCATAATCAATCAAACCTCTGGAGTTAAAGTGAGACAAAGTGCGGGAATTGGAAGTCCTACCGTTGTTAATATTAATGGCTTACAGGGAAGTGCCATTCGTTTTTTTAAAAATGGCATACCTTCCGATTATTTAGGAAGAGCTTTTCAAATAGGGGTAATTCCAACCAATTTAATTTCGGATATTGAAATATACAAAGGGGTCTTACCGATTGAATTAGGGGCAGATGCCTTGGGTGGTGCTATTAACATTGTAACAAAAAAGCCAGATCATGATTTCTTAATAGCTTCCTACGGTTTGGGGTCTTTTAATACACATACGGCTAATTTTAATGCTAACTATTTAATCCCGAAAACAAAATTTCATATTGGTTTAAAAAGCTATTATATTTTTTCGGATAATAATTACAAGTTTGATGCGCCTATTTTAAATCCTGAAACCCAAAATTATACACATCATACAGCAAAAAGGTTTCATGATGGTATAGAAACCTATTTCGTTCAGGGAAATTTTGGGGTACACACTACTAAGTTTGCAGACGTATTAGATGTGGAAATATCTTATTTCAACTTTGATAAAGAAATTCAAACAGGAACAAGTATTACAATCCCTATTGGAGAATCTAGGTTTAATGAAACAAACAAAATTGCAAGTGTCACCTATGAAAAAAGTATTTCGGATGCTTTTTTATTAAATGCCTTTGTAGCTTTCAGCAAAAAAAATAACAAAAGGAAAGATGTTTCTAATAATAAATACAACTGGTTTGGGGAAGTCATTAATGCTGAAAATTTTTCTAAAGGAGAAACGGATCATGAAAAAAGTGATAGTAATATAGACCAAGATAATTTTGTAACGCGATTATATGGACGTTATGAGATTAATGAAAATTTAAATATAAAAGTAAGCACGACTTTTAATAGTAAAAATCAAGTTGGCACCGATCCGTATCAAGAAGAGGATGTTAGTACAGGAATACAACCTATAACGATACCATCTAGCTATAAAAAGACGATTTCGGGTTTTGGAATTGGGTCTAAACTATTTCACGGAAAAGTAACAAATGAGTTTACACTTAAACACTTTTATTTAAATACAGAGTCTACCAATATTATTGAAACTGTAGAAACTATAAAAAAGAGCAAGAGCTCATTTGGTTGGGGAAACTCGGTAAAATATAAATTTAATAATACCGTTTTTGCGCGGGTTTCTTTCGAAAATACCACAAGAATACCAGAAGCGGAAGAGTATTTTGGCGACAACCTTTTTAACTTGAGTAGCCCCGACTTAAATCCTGAAAAAAGTAAAAACGTAAATGTTGGTTTCTATACAAATTTAAATGCGGTAAAAACACTGTTCATAGACGTGAATACCTTTTATAGAAATACAGAAAATTTTATAAGAAAATTGCCAATCGGATTTGTTTTTACTCAAAATGAAAACACAGATACACAAATAACAAAAGGGATAGAAACTTCTTTAAAAGCGAATTTTAAAAATAATTTTACTGCAACCACGTCTGTTACCTACCAAGACATGCGTAGAGTGGACACAAATGGTTCGGCTCTTGAAAATTCAAGAACCCCCAATACGCCTTATTTTTTTACAAATATCCATGTTTTAAAGCGCTATAAAAATCCTTTTGAATGGCCCATAGCACTCGATGTATATGCCAACTATAATTTTACGGAACAGTATTTATTATGGCCTACTGCAAAAACATTGGAACCTGCATTATTTGAAAGAGATATTGATTTTACCGACTTGATTATACCCGAACAACACGAAGTAAGTTTTGGAATTACTGTAAAGCTAGAAAAATTGCCCATTAGCATAAATACAGAAATCACAAATATTAGCAATTCTAAATTATACGATGAATTTCGGATTCAAAAACCATTAAGAGCATTTAGATTAAAAATTACATATAAACTATAA
- a CDS encoding helix-turn-helix transcriptional regulator, with amino-acid sequence MISTFKIKNYHKEAVVKEYPEGLKNDMIDEIKTSLDSHFSKSKNIQILLDGAILNMRYDDLATPILLDVNHDFPYIKVHFEIEGDLIYTPYDKNGMFIHIENGNYNFFYLPEPKGTITLSSKKRKEFSILVTEDYLRKNFKNYFENITSPIQNSLKNKTPYKLFSESKPISIDLLLIISDIINCSYQREIKQVYIESKVKEMFSFLFSEMKTKKIEKKEMRLSEIEYNQIIKSEKTLQKSIHKPITIKNLSKLVGVNEHKLKRNFKLVYKKPVFTYLTDLRMEEAKKMLIKNNIDISDIAEAVGYKNPQHFTVAFKKKYNYLPSKLKKKALDI; translated from the coding sequence ATGATTTCTACTTTTAAAATCAAAAATTATCATAAGGAAGCAGTGGTAAAAGAATATCCAGAAGGTTTAAAAAATGACATGATTGATGAAATAAAAACATCTTTAGATTCTCATTTTTCAAAATCAAAGAATATACAAATCTTATTAGATGGCGCCATACTTAATATGAGATATGATGATTTAGCAACTCCGATCTTGTTAGATGTAAATCATGATTTTCCTTATATAAAAGTTCATTTTGAAATAGAAGGCGACCTTATATATACTCCATATGATAAGAATGGTATGTTTATTCATATTGAGAATGGTAATTATAATTTTTTTTACTTACCAGAACCTAAAGGAACTATTACTCTTAGTTCAAAAAAGAGAAAAGAGTTTAGTATCCTAGTTACTGAAGATTATTTAAGAAAAAATTTTAAAAATTATTTTGAAAATATAACTTCACCTATTCAAAATTCATTAAAAAATAAAACGCCGTATAAATTATTTTCAGAGAGTAAACCTATTTCAATAGACTTGTTACTTATAATTAGTGATATTATTAATTGTTCTTATCAACGAGAAATTAAACAAGTATATATAGAATCTAAAGTAAAAGAGATGTTTAGTTTTTTATTTTCAGAAATGAAAACTAAAAAGATTGAAAAAAAAGAGATGAGATTGAGTGAAATAGAATACAATCAAATTATAAAATCAGAAAAAACACTACAAAAAAGCATTCATAAACCAATAACGATAAAAAATTTATCAAAATTAGTTGGTGTGAATGAACATAAATTAAAGAGAAATTTTAAGTTAGTTTACAAAAAACCTGTTTTTACGTATTTAACAGACTTAAGAATGGAAGAAGCTAAAAAAATGCTGATAAAAAATAATATTGATATATCTGATATCGCCGAAGCAGTGGGTTATAAAAATCCGCAGCATTTTACAGTTGCTTTCAAAAAAAAATATAATTATTTACCAAGTAAGTTAAAGAAAAAAGCTTTAGATATTTAA
- a CDS encoding helix-turn-helix transcriptional regulator, whose amino-acid sequence MSTNQYHFQFLVTNVQALYKEEHPDFTKTDFRHHFKSEMADAREHLKPLRDALAELTPGYNSNVFIDLIKKINGFDNTLISYLYKIKPSKLGFVPPFIIRLNKVLENNYSLEEFDVTKLSKHLNLCLMQTNRKIKKHLGVSAGNCLRYYRLFKALELLIVSDSSVKEITFFVGFRNPSNFTQTFKRVFGETPTEIRRCLFDKC is encoded by the coding sequence ATGTCAACTAACCAGTACCATTTTCAATTCCTTGTAACAAACGTACAAGCATTGTATAAAGAAGAACATCCTGATTTTACTAAAACAGATTTTAGACATCATTTTAAATCTGAAATGGCTGATGCTAGAGAACATTTGAAACCTTTAAGAGATGCTTTGGCTGAATTAACACCGGGCTATAATAGCAACGTTTTTATAGATCTTATTAAAAAGATTAACGGGTTTGACAACACGTTAATTAGCTATCTATATAAAATAAAACCTTCAAAACTTGGTTTTGTCCCTCCATTTATAATTCGCTTAAACAAAGTGCTTGAAAACAATTATTCTCTAGAAGAATTCGATGTTACAAAATTAAGTAAACATCTCAATCTTTGTTTGATGCAGACCAATCGAAAGATTAAAAAACACTTAGGAGTATCGGCCGGAAACTGCTTACGCTATTACAGACTTTTTAAAGCACTAGAGTTACTTATTGTTTCAGATAGTTCGGTAAAAGAAATTACTTTTTTTGTTGGTTTTAGAAACCCAAGCAACTTCACACAAACGTTTAAACGTGTTTTTGGAGAAACACCAACTGAGATTAGAAGGTGCCTTTTTGATAAATGTTGA
- a CDS encoding SUMF1/EgtB/PvdO family nonheme iron enzyme translates to MARFVEISENKVIVGSSEEEIEDTMIFWKSKLVDESYVPRFRDWLLKEFPRHQLSLKAFKIAKYPVTNGEFKEFIAEMNIRPPESISLKLPEDHPAWGMNYNEVETFIDWKSLKDGRSYRLPTEFEWEYAAAGTEKLMYPFGSDFDSSKCNTVEANIGTTTSVYKYDNYPSNFGVCDLAGNVEEWTSSLYKPYPGGHFINDDIIENYGLNYPVLRGGSFALGGDLARCTRRHGPHPGPAFRYRGFRLAISN, encoded by the coding sequence ATGGCAAGGTTTGTTGAAATATCAGAAAACAAAGTAATTGTTGGTTCCAGTGAAGAGGAAATAGAGGATACAATGATTTTTTGGAAAAGCAAATTAGTAGACGAATCTTATGTTCCTCGTTTTCGGGATTGGTTATTAAAGGAATTTCCAAGGCATCAACTAAGTTTAAAAGCCTTCAAGATTGCTAAGTATCCTGTAACCAATGGCGAGTTTAAAGAATTTATTGCTGAGATGAACATTCGGCCTCCAGAATCCATTTCATTAAAACTTCCTGAAGATCACCCAGCTTGGGGAATGAACTATAATGAAGTTGAAACTTTTATTGATTGGAAAAGTTTAAAAGATGGTCGATCTTATCGATTACCTACTGAGTTTGAATGGGAGTACGCTGCAGCAGGAACAGAGAAATTAATGTATCCTTTCGGAAGTGATTTTGACTCCTCAAAGTGTAATACAGTAGAAGCCAATATTGGTACCACAACTTCAGTATACAAATATGATAATTATCCATCTAATTTTGGTGTGTGTGATTTAGCAGGAAATGTTGAAGAATGGACATCAAGTTTATATAAACCCTATCCAGGGGGGCATTTTATTAATGACGATATCATAGAGAATTACGGCCTTAATTATCCAGTTCTTAGAGGAGGTTCCTTTGCCTTAGGAGGAGACTTGGCACGCTGTACAAGAAGGCATGGTCCGCATCCAGGTCCAGCATTTCGTTATCGTGGGTTTCGACTAGCAATTAGCAATTAG
- the ribA gene encoding GTP cyclohydrolase II, with protein sequence MTKIKYNYSNLANLPTAYGSFKIQSFKDEKGNEHAILIKGDVENRADVPVRIHSECLTGDAFSSLKCDCNYQLNYALEYISMFGFGIIIYLRQEGRGIGFFNKINAYNLQDNGRNTIEANHDLGLNNDEREYSAAVEVLNKLNIQSVKLMTNNPLKIEYLKKYGINVIDRVSVISKKNTFNDQYLEVKKHQLSHML encoded by the coding sequence ATGACAAAAATAAAATACAACTATTCAAATTTAGCTAATTTACCAACAGCATATGGTTCTTTTAAAATTCAATCCTTTAAGGATGAAAAAGGAAATGAACATGCCATTCTTATAAAAGGAGATGTAGAAAATAGAGCGGATGTTCCTGTTAGAATCCACTCAGAATGTCTTACAGGAGATGCTTTCTCATCTTTAAAATGTGATTGCAACTACCAATTAAACTATGCCTTAGAGTATATATCTATGTTTGGATTTGGAATAATCATATACTTGAGGCAAGAGGGTAGAGGTATTGGTTTTTTTAATAAAATTAATGCCTATAACCTTCAAGACAATGGGAGAAATACCATTGAAGCAAATCACGATTTGGGGCTCAATAATGATGAAAGGGAATACTCGGCAGCTGTAGAAGTTCTTAATAAACTTAATATACAGTCTGTAAAACTAATGACTAATAACCCTTTAAAAATAGAATATTTAAAAAAATATGGGATAAATGTTATTGATCGAGTATCTGTTATTTCTAAAAAAAACACATTCAACGACCAGTATCTCGAAGTAAAGAAGCATCAGCTTTCTCATATGCTATAA